In one Brienomyrus brachyistius isolate T26 chromosome 7, BBRACH_0.4, whole genome shotgun sequence genomic region, the following are encoded:
- the LOC125746380 gene encoding protein shisa-like-2B, whose product MAKPHDICEGYYSVDAGFVERFSCPADPERLELLYCCGFEDMKYCCSEPGSYFPYKYAYMWSLSVGALAALAVAALVLLAFVLSVCRLCFLFLHTKPLPSHSGLKSRHLESSGSLAFKGSLMKNEATGQTPTEEQGPSARRVIVFKDDKSTSVGSIKLTMI is encoded by the exons ATGGCCAAGCCTCACGATATCTGCGAGGGATACTACAGCGTGGATGCTGGCTTCGTGGAGCGCTTCTCCTGCCCAGCCGACCCTGAGAGACTCGAACTTCTCTACTGCTGCGGGTTTGAGGACATGAAGTATTGCTGCAGTGAGCCTGGAAGCTACTTCCCCTACAAGTATGCCTACATGTGGAGCCTGAG CGTTGGGGCTCTTGCGGCGCTGGCCGTGGCGGCACTGGTCCTCCTAGCTTTCGtcctcagtgtttgtagactctgcttcctcttcCTTCATACTAAGCCCCTCCCATCACACTCAGGGCTGAAGTCACGCCACCTGGAAAGCTCCGGAAGCCTGG CTTTCAAAGGAAGCCTGATGAAGAACGAGGCCACAGGTCAGACACCTACGGAGGAGCAAGGGCCTTCAGCCAGGAGGGTGATCGTATTTAAAGACGACAAATCCACCTCCGTCGGATCAATAAAATTAACAATGATATAA
- the ppwd1 gene encoding peptidylprolyl isomerase domain and WD repeat-containing protein 1: protein MASSADSDERKRKSEVNEEKGDDAADDEWIGPMPSEAVQPKKRKVLEYERVYLDNLPSAAMYERSYMHRDVITHIACSKTEFILTASQDGHVKFWKKKEDEGIEFVKHFRSHLGVIECIAVSAEGALLCTVGDDQAMKVFDVVNFDMINMLRMGFHPGQCEWIYNPGDAISTVACSEKSTGKICVYDGRGGNQPLHTFDKMHSSPLAHIRLNARYRVIVSADKGGMLEYWTGLPSEFKFPKHVQWEYKTDTDLYEFAKCKTYPTSLAFSPDGKKMATIATDRKVRIFRFLTGKLMRVFDESLTMFTELQQMRQQLPDMEFGRRMAVERELEKVDAIRLTNIIFDETGHFVLYGTMLGIKVINVETNRCVRILGKQENIRVVQLSLFQGIAKVTKTAPTIEMKASDNPALQCSEPDPTIFCTAFKKNRFYLFTKREPEDTKSADSDRDIFNEKPSKEEVMAATQAEGPKRVSDSAIIHTTMGDVHLKLFPVECPKTVENFCVHSRNGYYNGHIFHRVIKGFMIQTGDPTGTGMGGESIWGGEFEDEFHATLRHDRPYTLSMANGGPGTNGSQFFITVVPTPWLDNKHTVFGRTTKGMEVVQRISNVKVNPKTDKPYEDVSIINITIK from the exons ATGGCGTCCAGTGCGGATTCTGATGAGCGCAAGAGAAAATCAGAAGTGAATGAGGAAAAAGGAGATGATGCTGCAGACGATGAGTGGATCGGACCCATGCCCAGCGAAGCTGTGCAgccgaaaaaaagaaaag TGCTTGAGTATGAACGTGTGTATCTGGACAACCTCCCTTCTGCCGCCATGTACGAGCGCAGCTACATGCACAGGGACGTGATCACGCACATCGCCTGCTCCAA GACAGAGTTTATATTAACAGCCAGTCAGGACGGCCACGTGAAGTTCTGGAAGAAgaaggaggatgaaggaataGAGTTTGTCAAACACTTCCGCAGCCATCTCG GAGTGATTGAGTGCATCGCTGTTAGCGCTGAAGGGGCTCTCCTCTGCACCGTGGGGGACGACCAGGCTATGAAGGTCTTTGACGTTGTCAACTTCGACATGATCAACATGCTCAGGATGGG CTTCCACCCTGGCCAGTGTGAGTGGATCTACAATCCAGGAGATGCTATATCCACAGTGGCCTGTTCAGAAAAATCAACGGGGAAGATCTGTGTCTATGATGGGAGGGGAGGCAACCAGCCGCTACACACCTTCGACAAGATGCACTCCTCCCCACTGGCCCACATCCGGCTCAATGCCCGGTATCGGGTCATCGTCTCCGCTGACAAGGGTGGCATGTTGGAGTACTGGACTGGCCTTCCCAGCGAGTTCAAGTTTCCAAAACACGTGCAGTGGGAGTACAAGACGGACACGGACCTGTACGAGTTCGCCAAGTGCAAGACATACCCCACCAGCCTGGCCTTCTCACCTGACGGCAAAAAGATGGCCACCATCGCAACCGACCGCAAAGTCCGGATCTTCCGCTTCCTGACTGGGAAGCTAATGCGAGTGTTTGATGAATCCTTGACC ATGTTTACAGAGCTGCAACAGATGAGACAGCAGCTTCCCGACATGGAGTTCGGACGGCGGATGGCTGTGGAGAGGGAGCTGGAGAAAGTGGATGCCATCCGCCTGACTAACATCATCTTTGATGAGACAGGACATTTCGTCCTTTACGGTACTATGCTCGGCATCAAAGTCATCAACGTGGAGACCAACAG GTGTGTCCGGATCTTGGGGAAGCAGGAGAACATCCGCGTGGTGCAGCTTAGCCTGTTTCAGGGCATCGCTAAGGTCACCAAGACGGCGCCTACCATCGAGATGAAAGCCTCTGACAACCCGGCCTTGCAGTGCTCCGAGCCAGACCCCACCATCTTCTGCACAGCCTTCAAGAAGAACCGCTTCTACTTG TTTACTAAGAGGGAACCAGAAGATACCAAGAGTGCCGATTCAGACAGGGACATCTTCAACGAAAAGCCATCCAAGGAGGAGGTCATGGCCGCCACACAGGCCGAGGGCCCAAAGAGAGTGTCGGACAGCGCCATCATCCACACCACCATGGGGGACGTTCACCTGAAACTCTTCCCAGTGGA GTGTCCAAAGACAGTGGAAAACTTCTGTGTCCACAGCAGAAATGGTTATTACAATGGTCACATATTCCATCGTGTTATCAAG GGTTTCATGATCCAGACAGGAGACCCCACCGGCACGGGAATGGGAGGGGAGAGCATCTGGGGTGGAGAGTTTGAGGATGAGTTTCATGCAACGTTGAGGCACGATCGTCCGTACACCCTTAGCATGGCCAATGGTGGACCCGGTACCAACGGTTCCCAGTTCTTCATCACTGTCGTCCCAACC CCCTGGCTGGACAACAAGCACACGGTGTTTGGAAGGACCACGAAAGGAATGGAGGTCGTTCAGAGGATCTCTAACGTCAAAGTCAACCCAAAAACAGACAAGCCGTATGAGGATGTCAGTATCATTAATATCACCATCAAATAA
- the srek1ip1 gene encoding protein SREK1IP1, which yields MALPGPNKDNIRAGCKKCGYPGHLTFECRNFVRVDPRKDIVLDVSSTSTEESEDEEQNDGTPGDPNTKGSQSEVRKVQQKRKSRDKSHKKLKKRSRSSSDEDEEDNKKRKKQRSHKKKGKREKKEKRHKKKEKRQSGRSSPSESSGDSD from the exons ATGGCTTTGCCAG GACCCAATAAGGACAACATCAGAGCAGGATGCAAGAAGTGTGGTTATC ctggacatttgacctTCGAGTGTCGGAACTTTGTCAGGGTTGATCCCAGGAAGGACATCGTCCTCGACGTGAGTAGCACAAGTACTGAGGAGAGTGAAGATGAAGAGCAGAATGATGGGACACCAGGTGACCCAAACACCAAGG GCTCCCAAAGCGAGGTGAGGAAAGTCCAACAGAAAAGGAAATCGAGGGACAAATCccacaagaagttaaaaaaaag ATCACGGTCCTCGAGCGATGAAGACGAGGAGGATAACAAGAAGAGGAAGAAGCAAAGGTCCCACAAGAAGAAGGGCAAACGGGAGAAGAAGGAGAAACGGCACAAGAAGAAGGAGAAGAGACAGAGCGGACGCTCGTCGCCGTCGGAAAGTTCCGGGGACAGCGACTGA